In one Oryza glaberrima chromosome 2, OglaRS2, whole genome shotgun sequence genomic region, the following are encoded:
- the LOC127763754 gene encoding heat stress transcription factor C-2a, with the protein MTTTTAEGGGGVAPFVAKTYRMVDDPATDGVIAWGRDSNSFVVADPFAFSQTLLPAHFKHSNFSSFVRQLNTYGFRKVDPDRWEFAHVSFLRGQTHLLRRIVRRSSGGGGAKRKEEAGGCGGGGEAAAGDVDEESAVVAMEVARLRREQREIEGRVAAMWRRVQETERRPKQMLAFLVKVVGDPQVLRRLVDRDNTNAAAAASNADDAAVHHQVKRPRLLLDSSSTTTTHGDRHLVTAAADGFYAGGCGPEAAAAAAFVPDDAVDFTGLYTGGDGFGNAVVDAGVDYPPAYAFPVVDSGY; encoded by the exons atgacgacgacgacggcggagggcggtggcggggtGGCGCCGTTCGTGGCGAAGACGTACCGGATGGTGGACGACCCGGCCACCGACGGCGTCATCGCCTGGGGCAGGGACAGCAACagcttcgtcgtcgccgacccCTTCGCCTTCTCCCAGACCCTCCTCCCCGCCCACTTCAAGCACTCCAACTTCTCCAGCTTCGTCCGCCAGCTCAACACCTAC GGGTTTCGCAAGGTTGATCCGGACAGGTGGGAGTTCGCGCACGTGTCGTTCCTGCGCGGCCAGACGCACCTGCTGCGCCGGATCGTGCGacggagcagcggcggagggggagcgaagaggaaggaggaggccggcggttgcggcggcggaggggaggcggccgccggggaCGTCGACGAGGAGAGCGCCGTGGTGGCCATGGAGGTGGCGCGGCTGAGGCGGGAGCAGCGGGAGATCGAGGGCCGCGTCGCCGCGATGTGGCGCCGCGTGCAGGAGACGGAGCGCCGCCCCAAGCAGATGCTCGCCTTCCTCGTCAAGGTCGTCGGCGACCCGCAGGTgctgcgccgcctcgtcgaCAGGGACAacaccaacgccgccgccgccgcctccaacgccgacgacgccgccgtgcaTCATCAGGTCAAGaggccgcgcctcctcctcgactcatcctccaccaccaccacccacggCGACCGCCacctcgtcaccgccgccgcagacggGTTCtacgccggcggctgcggcccggaggccgcagccgccgccgcgttcgtgCCGGACGACGCGGTCGACTTCACCGGCCTCtacaccggcggcgacgggttcggcaacgccgtcgtcgacgccggcgtcgacTACCCGCCGGCGTACGCGTTCCCGGTGGTGGACAGCGGCTACTAA
- the LOC127763753 gene encoding E3 ubiquitin-protein ligase CCNB1IP1 homolog isoform X1: MKCNACWRELEGQAVSTTCGHLLCTEDAKKILSNDAACPICDQVLSKSHMRPVDTNPNDDWTNMSMAGVSPQILMKSAYRSVMFYIGQKELEMQYKMNRIVGQCRQKCELMQAKFTEKLEEVHTAYQKMAKKCQLMEQEVENLSRDKQELQEKFAEKSRQKRKLDEMYDQLRSEYESAKRSAIQPANNYFPRAQPDLFSGMPNIMDSSDPLRQGLAGLPETPGRRDEGWAPPPRQRRSTSGPFELSAGSPAHNAAPPVDIRPRQPARPVFGTAMNNTSAALRNMIISPVKRPQLSRNRPHMFTL, translated from the exons ATGAAGTGCAATGCTTGCTGGCGGGAGTTGGAAGGCCAAGCTGTATCAACAACCTGCGGTCATCTTTTAT GTACAGAGGATGCTAAGAAAATACTGAGCAATGATGCTGCATGCCCGATTTGTGATCAAGTGCTTTCAAAAAG ccaTATGAGACCTGTTGATACAAATCCAAATGATGATTGGACAAAT ATGTCAATGGCTGGAGTTTCTCCACAGATAC TTATGAAGAGTGCATACAGAAGTGTCATGTTTTACATTGGGCAAAAGGAACTGGAGATGCAGTACAAGATGAACAGAATTGTTGGTCAGTGTAGGCAAAAGTGTGAACTTATGCAGGCAAAGTTCACTGAGAAGCTGGAAGAAGTTCATACTGCATACCAGAAAATGGCCAAAAAATGCCAGTTGATGGAACAAGAGGTTGAAAACTTGTCGAGGGATAAGCAAGAGCTACAAGAAAAATTTGCTGAGAAATCCAG GCAGAAAAGGAAGCTTGATGAGATGTATGATCAGCTGAGAAGCGAGTATGAGTCGGCAAAGCGTTCAGCAATTCAACCTGCGAACAACTACTTCCCAAGAGCCCAGCCAGACCTGTTCTCAGGCATGCCCAACATAATGGATAGCAGCGACCCTCTGAGACAAG GATTGGCTGGTCTTCCTGAAACTCCAGGGCGGAGAGATGAGGGATGGGCTCCACCACCAAGGCAACGTCGGTCCACCTCTGGACCATTTGAGCTGTCTGCGGGATCTCCTGCTCACAATGCGGCGCCTCCGGTTGATATTAGGCCCAGACAGCCAGCACGGCCCGTATTCGGCACTGCCATGAATAATACTTCTGCAGCTCTGCGAAATATGATAATCTCGCCTGTGAAACGTCCTCAGCTTTCCCGAAACCGTCCACATATGTTCAC GTTGTAG
- the LOC127763753 gene encoding E3 ubiquitin-protein ligase CCNB1IP1 homolog isoform X3: MKCNACWRELEGQAVSTTCGHLLCTEDAKKILSNDAACPICDQVLSKSHMRPVDTNPNDDWTNMSMAGVSPQILMKSAYRSVMFYIGQKELEMQYKMNRIVGQCRQKCELMQAKFTEKLEEVHTAYQKMAKKCQLMEQEVENLSRDKQELQEKFAEKSRQKRKLDEMYDQLRSEYESAKRSAIQPANNYFPRAQPDLFSGMPNIMDSSDPLRQGRRDEGWAPPPRQRRSTSGPFELSAGSPAHNAAPPVDIRPRQPARPVFGTAMNNTSAALRNMIISPVKRPQLSRNRPHMFTL; encoded by the exons ATGAAGTGCAATGCTTGCTGGCGGGAGTTGGAAGGCCAAGCTGTATCAACAACCTGCGGTCATCTTTTAT GTACAGAGGATGCTAAGAAAATACTGAGCAATGATGCTGCATGCCCGATTTGTGATCAAGTGCTTTCAAAAAG ccaTATGAGACCTGTTGATACAAATCCAAATGATGATTGGACAAAT ATGTCAATGGCTGGAGTTTCTCCACAGATAC TTATGAAGAGTGCATACAGAAGTGTCATGTTTTACATTGGGCAAAAGGAACTGGAGATGCAGTACAAGATGAACAGAATTGTTGGTCAGTGTAGGCAAAAGTGTGAACTTATGCAGGCAAAGTTCACTGAGAAGCTGGAAGAAGTTCATACTGCATACCAGAAAATGGCCAAAAAATGCCAGTTGATGGAACAAGAGGTTGAAAACTTGTCGAGGGATAAGCAAGAGCTACAAGAAAAATTTGCTGAGAAATCCAG GCAGAAAAGGAAGCTTGATGAGATGTATGATCAGCTGAGAAGCGAGTATGAGTCGGCAAAGCGTTCAGCAATTCAACCTGCGAACAACTACTTCCCAAGAGCCCAGCCAGACCTGTTCTCAGGCATGCCCAACATAATGGATAGCAGCGACCCTCTGAGACAAG GGCGGAGAGATGAGGGATGGGCTCCACCACCAAGGCAACGTCGGTCCACCTCTGGACCATTTGAGCTGTCTGCGGGATCTCCTGCTCACAATGCGGCGCCTCCGGTTGATATTAGGCCCAGACAGCCAGCACGGCCCGTATTCGGCACTGCCATGAATAATACTTCTGCAGCTCTGCGAAATATGATAATCTCGCCTGTGAAACGTCCTCAGCTTTCCCGAAACCGTCCACATATGTTCAC GTTGTAG
- the LOC127763753 gene encoding E3 ubiquitin-protein ligase CCNB1IP1 homolog isoform X4, whose amino-acid sequence MKCNACWRELEGQAVSTTCGHLLCTEDAKKILSNDAACPICDQVLSKSHMRPVDTNPNDDWTNMSMAGVSPQILMKSAYRSVMFYIGQKELEMQYKMNRIVGQCRQKCELMQAKFTEKLEEVHTAYQKMAKKCQLMEQEVENLSRDKQELQEKFAEKSRQKRKLDEMYDQLRSEYESAKRSAIQPANNYFPRAQPDLFSGMPNIMDSSDPLRQGRRDEGWAPPPRQRRSTSGPFELSAGSPAHNAAPPVDIRPRQPARPVFGTAMNNTSAALRNMIISPVKRPQLSRNRPHMFT is encoded by the exons ATGAAGTGCAATGCTTGCTGGCGGGAGTTGGAAGGCCAAGCTGTATCAACAACCTGCGGTCATCTTTTAT GTACAGAGGATGCTAAGAAAATACTGAGCAATGATGCTGCATGCCCGATTTGTGATCAAGTGCTTTCAAAAAG ccaTATGAGACCTGTTGATACAAATCCAAATGATGATTGGACAAAT ATGTCAATGGCTGGAGTTTCTCCACAGATAC TTATGAAGAGTGCATACAGAAGTGTCATGTTTTACATTGGGCAAAAGGAACTGGAGATGCAGTACAAGATGAACAGAATTGTTGGTCAGTGTAGGCAAAAGTGTGAACTTATGCAGGCAAAGTTCACTGAGAAGCTGGAAGAAGTTCATACTGCATACCAGAAAATGGCCAAAAAATGCCAGTTGATGGAACAAGAGGTTGAAAACTTGTCGAGGGATAAGCAAGAGCTACAAGAAAAATTTGCTGAGAAATCCAG GCAGAAAAGGAAGCTTGATGAGATGTATGATCAGCTGAGAAGCGAGTATGAGTCGGCAAAGCGTTCAGCAATTCAACCTGCGAACAACTACTTCCCAAGAGCCCAGCCAGACCTGTTCTCAGGCATGCCCAACATAATGGATAGCAGCGACCCTCTGAGACAAG GGCGGAGAGATGAGGGATGGGCTCCACCACCAAGGCAACGTCGGTCCACCTCTGGACCATTTGAGCTGTCTGCGGGATCTCCTGCTCACAATGCGGCGCCTCCGGTTGATATTAGGCCCAGACAGCCAGCACGGCCCGTATTCGGCACTGCCATGAATAATACTTCTGCAGCTCTGCGAAATATGATAATCTCGCCTGTGAAACGTCCTCAGCTTTCCCGAAACCGTCCACATATGTTCACGTAA
- the LOC127763753 gene encoding E3 ubiquitin-protein ligase CCNB1IP1 homolog isoform X2 — translation MKCNACWRELEGQAVSTTCGHLLCTEDAKKILSNDAACPICDQVLSKSHMRPVDTNPNDDWTNMSMAGVSPQILMKSAYRSVMFYIGQKELEMQYKMNRIVGQCRQKCELMQAKFTEKLEEVHTAYQKMAKKCQLMEQEVENLSRDKQELQEKFAEKSRQKRKLDEMYDQLRSEYESAKRSAIQPANNYFPRAQPDLFSGMPNIMDSSDPLRQGLAGLPETPGRRDEGWAPPPRQRRSTSGPFELSAGSPAHNAAPPVDIRPRQPARPVFGTAMNNTSAALRNMIISPVKRPQLSRNRPHMFT, via the exons ATGAAGTGCAATGCTTGCTGGCGGGAGTTGGAAGGCCAAGCTGTATCAACAACCTGCGGTCATCTTTTAT GTACAGAGGATGCTAAGAAAATACTGAGCAATGATGCTGCATGCCCGATTTGTGATCAAGTGCTTTCAAAAAG ccaTATGAGACCTGTTGATACAAATCCAAATGATGATTGGACAAAT ATGTCAATGGCTGGAGTTTCTCCACAGATAC TTATGAAGAGTGCATACAGAAGTGTCATGTTTTACATTGGGCAAAAGGAACTGGAGATGCAGTACAAGATGAACAGAATTGTTGGTCAGTGTAGGCAAAAGTGTGAACTTATGCAGGCAAAGTTCACTGAGAAGCTGGAAGAAGTTCATACTGCATACCAGAAAATGGCCAAAAAATGCCAGTTGATGGAACAAGAGGTTGAAAACTTGTCGAGGGATAAGCAAGAGCTACAAGAAAAATTTGCTGAGAAATCCAG GCAGAAAAGGAAGCTTGATGAGATGTATGATCAGCTGAGAAGCGAGTATGAGTCGGCAAAGCGTTCAGCAATTCAACCTGCGAACAACTACTTCCCAAGAGCCCAGCCAGACCTGTTCTCAGGCATGCCCAACATAATGGATAGCAGCGACCCTCTGAGACAAG GATTGGCTGGTCTTCCTGAAACTCCAGGGCGGAGAGATGAGGGATGGGCTCCACCACCAAGGCAACGTCGGTCCACCTCTGGACCATTTGAGCTGTCTGCGGGATCTCCTGCTCACAATGCGGCGCCTCCGGTTGATATTAGGCCCAGACAGCCAGCACGGCCCGTATTCGGCACTGCCATGAATAATACTTCTGCAGCTCTGCGAAATATGATAATCTCGCCTGTGAAACGTCCTCAGCTTTCCCGAAACCGTCCACATATGTTCACGTAA
- the LOC127763564 gene encoding protein RICE FLOWERING LOCUS T 1-like, whose translation MANDSLATGRVIGDVLDPFISTVDLTVMYGDDGMPVISGVELRAPAVAEKPVVEVGGDDLRVAYTLVMVDPDAPNPSNPTLREYLHWMVTDIPASTDATYGREVVCYESPNPTTGIHRMVLVLFRQLGRETVYAPAVRHNFTTRAFARRYNLGAPVAAVYFNCQRQAGSGGRRFTGPYTSRRRQA comes from the exons ATGGCCAACGATTCATTGGCTACAGGGCGTGTGATCGGAGATGTCCTGGATCCCTTCATCAGCACCGTCGATCTCACCGTCATGTATGGGGATGATGGCATGCCGGTCATAAGCGGCGTGGAGCTTCGCGCACCGGCGGTCGCGGAGAAACCGGTGGTCGAAGTCGGGGGAGACGATCTTCGCGTCGCATATACTCTG GTGATGGTTGATCCTGATGCACCTAACCCTAGCAACCCAACTCTGAGGGAATACCTCCACTG GATGGTGACTGACATCCCGGCTTCAACCGATGCTACATATG GGAGGGAGGTGGTGTGCTACGAGAGCCCGAACCCGACGACGGGGATCCACAGGATGGTGCTGGTGCTGTTCCGGCAGCTGGGGAGGGAGACGGTGTACGCGCCGGCAGTGCGCCACAACTTCACCACCCGCGCCTTCGCCCGCCGCTACAACCTCggcgcgcccgtcgccgccgtctacTTCAACTGCCAGCGCCAggccggctccggcggccggaGGTTCACCGGACCTtacacctcccgccgccgccaagcctaa